One window of Meiothermus sp. Pnk-1 genomic DNA carries:
- a CDS encoding ABC transporter permease — protein MKRLLAVYSWAIFAFLYLPILVIALLSFNRSRFGVSWTGFTLDWYTRLFANERVLEYLTNTLIVAVVSTAVSTVIGTLLAVGLVRYEFRLKRFLRYLLYVPVVVPDVVMGISLLLLFNTLREVIGWPRLSLLTIILAHVSFQVAYVTLVVRARLMLLDPALEEAARDLGATGWRTFFEITLPLISPGVVSGALLAFSLSLDDFVVTFFTSGSGSTTLPLYIYGKVKTGITPDVHALSTLMVGTTILILLLGLLFWRKGGTR, from the coding sequence ATGAAGCGACTCCTGGCCGTCTACTCGTGGGCGATCTTCGCCTTTTTATACTTGCCGATTTTGGTAATTGCGCTGTTGTCGTTTAACCGAAGCCGTTTCGGGGTGAGCTGGACTGGATTTACCCTAGATTGGTACACCCGGCTCTTTGCTAATGAGCGGGTGCTCGAGTATCTCACCAACACCCTCATCGTAGCGGTGGTCTCAACCGCAGTCTCCACGGTGATCGGGACCTTGCTGGCCGTCGGGCTGGTGCGTTACGAGTTTCGTCTCAAACGCTTTTTGCGCTACCTGCTCTATGTGCCGGTGGTGGTCCCCGACGTGGTGATGGGGATCTCGCTGCTGCTGCTGTTCAATACCCTCCGTGAGGTCATCGGCTGGCCCCGGCTCTCCCTGCTCACCATCATCCTGGCCCATGTGAGCTTCCAGGTGGCCTACGTGACGCTGGTGGTGCGAGCCCGGCTGATGCTTTTAGACCCGGCCCTGGAGGAGGCCGCCCGCGATCTGGGGGCGACCGGCTGGCGCACCTTTTTCGAGATCACGCTGCCCCTGATCTCGCCAGGGGTGGTCTCGGGGGCCCTGCTGGCGTTCAGCCTCTCTCTGGACGATTTTGTGGTGACGTTTTTTACCTCCGGTTCGGGATCCACCACCCTCCCGCTATACATCTACGGCAAGGTCAAAACCGGCATCACCCCCGATGTGCACGCCCTCTCCACGCTTATGGTGGGAACTACCATCCTGA
- a CDS encoding ABC transporter permease, with amino-acid sequence MKQAGSSRRARAGLWVTVGPGAFWLLAFVFVPSGLVLIASLMSRGNFGQLTPPFGLHNYTRFFSEPVFWEILGRSLWIGFWATALTVLLGYPLAFYIARHRYKQILLLLVVIPFFTNFLIRVYAWIVLLQREGVVNAVITAFGFPPAELFPSDFAVYMATVYTYLPFFVLPLYAAVERIEWSQLEAAYDLGAGPVRGFWEAVFPQTLPGLLAGFLLTFIPAVGTFVIADLLGGGKVILIGNLIQQQFGAAQNWAFGAAASMILMGLVLLGLWLYARSQGERGLDELV; translated from the coding sequence ATGAAGCAGGCCGGCTCCTCCCGGCGGGCCCGCGCAGGCCTTTGGGTGACGGTGGGGCCAGGGGCTTTTTGGCTTTTGGCCTTTGTGTTCGTCCCTTCGGGGCTGGTCCTGATCGCCTCGCTGATGAGCCGGGGAAATTTCGGCCAGCTCACCCCGCCCTTCGGGCTACACAACTACACCCGCTTCTTCAGCGAGCCCGTCTTCTGGGAAATCCTGGGCCGCAGCCTCTGGATTGGCTTTTGGGCCACCGCGCTCACGGTGCTGCTGGGGTACCCGCTGGCTTTCTACATCGCCCGCCACCGTTACAAGCAAATCCTGCTTTTGCTGGTGGTGATTCCCTTTTTCACCAACTTCTTGATCCGGGTGTACGCCTGGATCGTGCTCTTGCAGCGAGAAGGGGTGGTAAATGCGGTGATTACCGCATTCGGCTTCCCGCCAGCAGAGCTTTTCCCCTCCGACTTCGCCGTGTATATGGCCACCGTATACACCTATCTGCCCTTCTTCGTACTGCCCCTTTATGCAGCGGTGGAGCGGATCGAGTGGAGCCAGCTCGAGGCCGCCTACGACTTGGGAGCAGGTCCGGTGCGGGGGTTCTGGGAAGCCGTCTTTCCTCAAACCCTGCCGGGGCTGTTGGCCGGGTTTTTGCTCACCTTCATCCCGGCGGTGGGCACCTTCGTGATCGCTGACCTCCTGGGCGGAGGGAAGGTCATCTTGATCGGCAACCTCATCCAGCAACAGTTCGGCGCAGCACAAAACTGGGCTTTTGGCGCAGCCGCGAGCATGATCTTGATGGGCTTGGTGCTGCTGGGGCTGTGGCTTTACGCCCGCTCTCAAGGCGAGAGGGGATTGGACGAACTGGTATGA
- a CDS encoding ABC transporter ATP-binding protein: MEQALFRGRRERKLADGVAVRLEGIGKCFGDTVAVAGVDLEIRNGEFFSLLGPSGCGKTTLLRMIAGFDEPDEGRILIAGQDMRGVPPYRRPVNTVFQNYALFPHLTVAQNIAFGLRMKRTPKEEIVRRVSWALELVNMQGLESRRPHQLSGGQKQRVALARALVNEPEVLLLDEPLSALDLKLRQELRVELMNLQERLGITFIFVTHDQEEALVMSDRIAVMNRGKIEQVGPAEDVYELPRTPFVARFLGDSNLIPATALEPRRVRTPLGELVLDEEDALTPGQEVLLSIRPEKIRLFRERPNLPNVFQARVDDIIYTGSENQYLLKAGGMTLLADTLNQDILEPGHDEFNYDEMVWVAMTPEKLVVVSQAAAADEPSAGAVDRAEGP, translated from the coding sequence GTGGAGCAAGCCCTGTTTCGGGGACGCCGGGAACGAAAGTTGGCAGATGGGGTTGCGGTTCGCCTCGAGGGCATCGGCAAGTGCTTCGGCGATACCGTAGCGGTGGCGGGGGTAGACCTGGAAATCCGCAACGGGGAGTTCTTTAGCCTGCTGGGGCCTTCTGGCTGTGGCAAGACCACCCTGCTCAGGATGATCGCCGGTTTCGACGAACCCGATGAGGGGCGCATCCTGATCGCGGGCCAGGACATGCGAGGGGTTCCTCCTTACCGCCGCCCGGTCAACACGGTTTTTCAGAATTATGCCCTATTTCCTCACCTCACCGTCGCGCAAAACATCGCCTTTGGGCTCCGGATGAAGCGCACCCCCAAGGAGGAGATCGTCAGGCGGGTCAGTTGGGCTTTAGAGCTGGTGAACATGCAAGGCCTCGAGAGCCGCCGCCCCCACCAACTCTCTGGCGGGCAAAAGCAGCGGGTGGCGCTGGCCCGGGCGCTGGTGAACGAGCCCGAGGTGCTCCTGCTGGACGAGCCGCTCTCCGCCCTCGACCTCAAGCTACGACAGGAGCTGCGGGTAGAGTTAATGAACCTGCAAGAACGGCTGGGCATCACTTTTATCTTCGTCACCCACGATCAGGAAGAAGCCCTGGTGATGTCTGACCGAATCGCGGTGATGAACCGGGGCAAGATCGAGCAGGTAGGCCCCGCCGAAGACGTCTACGAGTTGCCCAGAACCCCTTTTGTGGCCAGGTTTTTAGGCGACTCTAACCTGATTCCCGCCACCGCGCTCGAGCCCCGCCGGGTCCGTACCCCGCTGGGGGAACTCGTGCTAGACGAGGAGGACGCCCTCACGCCGGGGCAGGAGGTGCTGCTTTCCATCCGCCCGGAGAAGATCCGGCTCTTCCGCGAGCGACCCAACCTACCCAACGTCTTCCAAGCCCGGGTGGACGACATCATCTACACCGGCTCGGAGAATCAGTATCTGCTCAAGGCCGGAGGGATGACCTTGCTGGCCGATACCCTCAACCAGGATATCCTCGAGCCCGGCCATGATGAGTTCAACTACGACGAGATGGTCTGGGTGGCGATGACCCCGGAAAAACTGGTAGTAGTGAGCCAAGCCGCCGCGGCTGACGAGCCTTCCGCAGGAGCGGTGGACAGAGCGGAGGGACCATGA